In Microvenator marinus, one genomic interval encodes:
- a CDS encoding GSU2403 family nucleotidyltransferase fold protein: MQYTIGSSQRSFYLGPDDAPLRERIAATRAMWEADAPSAKERARLVAMLTAGGAVGLPASHSRVLEALEQAGVFMVGGVLIGSHSYALMANALGVRWPVDLAHDNAFHVAIPDKKVDLEVALSEADKGFFAVPALNPREPSTTFKIRGSELSVSLLTPMHGKTDSRAKKIFSLNAMASPMRFLDFILEDTQPAVLPYRHGVLVNIPSPARFALHKLVVSQRRPAAFAVKARKDILQAQEVLGLLAEERPGDILLAMEAVQKMPSKFRAQLNQGMSQLDAKILEKLSGYMEPLP, from the coding sequence ATGCAGTACACGATAGGGTCTTCACAACGCTCATTTTACCTTGGGCCAGATGACGCACCACTCCGGGAGCGCATCGCAGCAACTCGGGCAATGTGGGAGGCGGATGCACCCTCGGCCAAGGAGCGCGCACGGCTTGTGGCGATGCTCACGGCCGGGGGGGCCGTCGGGTTGCCTGCCTCTCACTCGCGTGTCTTGGAGGCTCTGGAACAGGCGGGTGTGTTCATGGTCGGCGGTGTGTTGATTGGCTCGCATTCCTACGCCCTTATGGCTAACGCACTAGGAGTAAGGTGGCCGGTTGACCTCGCGCACGATAACGCGTTCCATGTCGCCATTCCCGACAAGAAGGTGGACCTCGAAGTGGCCTTGAGTGAGGCAGACAAAGGTTTCTTTGCAGTGCCAGCCTTGAATCCGCGTGAGCCCTCCACAACTTTTAAGATTCGCGGTTCGGAGCTTTCGGTAAGCCTCTTGACGCCGATGCATGGGAAGACGGACTCGCGTGCAAAGAAGATTTTTTCCCTAAACGCGATGGCAAGTCCCATGCGGTTCTTGGACTTCATTTTGGAGGATACCCAGCCCGCTGTTTTGCCATACCGACACGGCGTGTTGGTCAACATACCTTCACCGGCCCGGTTCGCGCTCCACAAGCTCGTGGTATCTCAGCGAAGGCCGGCCGCATTCGCGGTGAAAGCCAGAAAAGACATCCTACAGGCTCAAGAAGTCTTGGGTTTGCTCGCCGAAGAAAGACCGGGAGACATCCTTTTGGCTATGGAAGCAGTGCAGAAGATGCCGTCTAAATTTAGGGCTCAGCTCAATCAGGGAATGTCTCAGCTGGACGCGAAAATCTTAGAGAAGCTGTCGGGTTACATGGAACCCTTGCCTTAG
- a CDS encoding TetR/AcrR family transcriptional regulator, whose amino-acid sequence MTQAYLKSEDRKSVTVESVIELAAENNPNEITTSQIAQHMGVTQGALFRHFPNKESIWESVMSWVAEKLLGRVEAVAAREVSAIKALEAMFLTHIQFVSEHPGVPRMLFGELQSKGESPAKKIVRNLLYRYGVVIEMQIKRGQAMGEIDSNISPKVAAGLFVGSIQGLVMQSMLVGEPQAIIENAPETFAIFERGIRANKGETHE is encoded by the coding sequence GTGACCCAAGCGTATTTGAAATCAGAAGACCGAAAATCCGTAACTGTAGAGTCGGTTATCGAACTTGCGGCTGAGAACAACCCCAATGAGATCACCACATCACAGATTGCCCAGCACATGGGCGTGACTCAAGGCGCACTCTTTAGGCATTTTCCCAATAAGGAGTCCATTTGGGAAAGCGTCATGTCTTGGGTGGCTGAGAAATTGCTCGGCCGTGTGGAGGCAGTCGCGGCGCGCGAAGTCTCGGCAATCAAAGCATTAGAGGCCATGTTCCTCACTCATATCCAATTCGTCTCAGAGCACCCTGGAGTGCCACGGATGCTCTTCGGTGAGCTCCAGTCCAAGGGTGAATCACCAGCCAAGAAGATCGTCCGAAATTTACTCTATCGCTATGGTGTGGTGATCGAGATGCAGATCAAGCGCGGGCAGGCCATGGGAGAAATCGACAGCAACATCTCACCCAAAGTAGCTGCCGGCCTCTTTGTGGGCTCGATACAGGGTCTGGTGATGCAATCCATGCTGGTGGGTGAGCCTCAGGCAATCATCGAGAACGCACCGGAAACGTTTGCAATTTTTGAGCGCGGTATTCGCGCCAACAAGGGAGAAACTCATGAATAA
- a CDS encoding RNA polymerase sigma factor, whose protein sequence is MKEVRESEWIQRAKHGDLDALSSLVVIHQDRVFRHALSMLGDVDDAHDITQDVFRILIESIDGFRGEASLGTWLHRVTTNAALMHLRRVKRRRKYEVFPPEAWEACAPTPSTDALVDTRRHLRRVHCAWNELDEDHQKVLSMRGIEGVPMVEMARALGLSTAATKSRIHRARARLKDILDLP, encoded by the coding sequence ATGAAAGAAGTTAGAGAAAGTGAGTGGATTCAGCGTGCGAAGCACGGGGATTTGGATGCTCTTAGCTCTTTGGTGGTGATTCACCAAGATAGGGTTTTTCGCCACGCATTAAGCATGCTGGGCGATGTGGACGATGCCCATGATATCACTCAGGATGTGTTCCGTATTCTCATCGAGAGTATCGATGGGTTTCGTGGCGAGGCCAGTCTTGGAACCTGGCTGCACCGTGTCACGACGAATGCGGCATTGATGCATCTGCGTCGCGTCAAAAGACGAAGAAAGTACGAAGTGTTTCCGCCCGAGGCTTGGGAGGCATGTGCGCCGACTCCGTCCACAGACGCGCTTGTAGATACACGAAGGCATCTGCGTCGCGTCCATTGTGCCTGGAACGAGCTTGATGAAGATCACCAGAAGGTCCTGAGTATGCGCGGGATCGAAGGGGTGCCGATGGTGGAAATGGCCCGCGCGCTAGGTCTTAGCACAGCCGCGACGAAGAGCCGTATCCACAGAGCGCGGGCACGTCTGAAGGATATTCTAGATCTCCCTTAA
- a CDS encoding efflux RND transporter periplasmic adaptor subunit — translation MWYIVLVFMAGMVGCSAEDETPEMVSRPYPVRVSKVSTGDLVDGVPALGTISWERQVKVRSQVGGVIHELTPEEGTKVEGGAVLVRIIAPEMKARLEQIDAELRRANAERDYVCSNHDVDKKLGEAGALESARIDISKKGCTTATEAVKGIEARRSEARAAMAKLTEKAPETGTLLEWYVEPGEFVTPGQPLGVLGAGDTRIVALVPEVDIKRGVGIGTKVLVRTSNQLLSSEVVFVSALAKGPARVTRVEIGWPQGASTPLAGTSVDITLVLNEAKNAPIVPAEAVYQRDGGFWIRTIQDAKAHEHRVTPVLSSDGKVALPSDGFDAEVVVVSRPAAVPEGAELFIVEAP, via the coding sequence ATGTGGTACATCGTCTTAGTTTTTATGGCTGGAATGGTTGGATGCAGCGCCGAGGATGAAACACCCGAAATGGTCTCTCGGCCCTATCCCGTGCGTGTATCTAAGGTTTCCACTGGCGACCTCGTTGACGGTGTGCCGGCTTTGGGGACCATCTCCTGGGAACGCCAGGTTAAGGTTCGCTCGCAGGTGGGCGGCGTGATTCACGAACTCACCCCAGAAGAAGGCACGAAGGTCGAAGGTGGTGCCGTGCTCGTCCGAATCATCGCTCCCGAAATGAAGGCGAGGCTTGAACAGATTGACGCGGAGCTGAGGCGTGCGAATGCGGAGCGCGACTATGTGTGCAGCAATCACGATGTGGACAAAAAACTCGGTGAAGCCGGGGCGCTCGAATCCGCTCGAATTGATATCAGCAAGAAGGGTTGCACCACGGCTACTGAGGCCGTCAAGGGCATTGAGGCCCGTAGGTCTGAAGCGCGGGCGGCAATGGCAAAACTCACCGAGAAGGCGCCTGAGACTGGCACTCTCCTCGAGTGGTATGTGGAGCCCGGAGAATTTGTCACCCCTGGTCAACCCCTCGGTGTGCTTGGAGCAGGCGATACCCGGATTGTTGCCTTGGTGCCGGAGGTCGACATCAAACGCGGTGTTGGAATCGGGACAAAGGTCTTGGTCCGCACGAGTAATCAGTTGCTATCTTCTGAGGTCGTCTTCGTGTCAGCCCTTGCGAAAGGCCCGGCCCGAGTCACTCGCGTGGAAATTGGTTGGCCTCAGGGTGCGTCGACACCCCTCGCAGGTACTTCGGTGGACATCACCCTTGTGCTCAATGAAGCAAAGAATGCGCCGATTGTCCCCGCGGAGGCGGTGTATCAGCGGGATGGGGGATTTTGGATACGGACCATTCAGGACGCGAAAGCACATGAACATAGAGTCACACCAGTCCTAAGTTCCGACGGAAAGGTCGCACTCCCAAGTGATGGGTTCGATGCCGAAGTCGTTGTCGTTTCCAGACCAGCTGCAGTCCCTGAGGGGGCCGAGCTCTTTATTGTGGAGGCACCATGA
- a CDS encoding efflux RND transporter permease subunit: MSGSSMTEILVANKYLVWTLALAAAIFGTLAYQTLPMQLFPDTAPPLVNVITTYPGASAEDVAERVSRPMEEEFASLEGVVNVKSSSQDNLSIVSVEFHYNREVDLAAVDAQNAISRIRSDLPSEIREPQVLKFSTADRPIITVGVVAEPMTRARTMAEDTFAPHFQRVPGVAAVDVFGGAKESVLVEVDREKSRAYNVPIGRIIEVLKTHNVNVPAGAIRSDASRTGFRIEGEARDLERLRSLPLAQMDASILRLGDIANVSYGALDDDATFGIDGERAIALQVYRTDEANTVEVVHEIIATTEVLKGEYPDVQFLIGEESASFTELSINNLLSNVWQALLLASIIIFLFIGRFKASMVAVVSMPLSYGLTFALMKLSGTEFNMVTLTAVILAVGMVVDAAVVVLENISRKMDEGMPAAQAAIEGVDEVRLAVLAGAATTIAVLLPLLFVPGFVGKTFGPLASILLFAFTSSIAVALTLVPVMSMYTGGAGKLDAFAGRITRPFAWLMEKVQLVYGWLLKGALAHRWLAVVAGFLMLVAGAGLMATRGMDVLPKMDGGSFFVSLQTSPGSSVEETTRVVAEIEKILKEEEEIVKIQSQAGFEPGMKTSSTSGAQGATQGFITVTLTPRTERDETIWDIQERVRGRVSQIPNISTFAVRELGNTSKATTAAPVVVRLSGEDPLVLDQLADDVVRRLGQVPNVVEPVRTWSIDQERESVRVDERRAALLGLNPLGIGQQMMMGTDGIEVGQVRGGLGETTPVRVRYARDGQTKVEDLFDFPLVVANDPGQVVPVRSVVKSVPVVGQSLVTREQFVPTLDVTAFVEGRPLSFVTADVTEAISKMSMPLGYQATIEGENNDLGEAKGGLLGALGISVLAVYLLLVAQLRSWMHPLTIMASVPLSIIGVGLALKLADKSISMPVMVGLILLVGIVVNNAIILIDFIRQAREQGMARQEAVLQSVQTRFRPIMMTSLSTIVGMIPLAAEWALGAERFSPLAVAVIGGMTTATFLTLVLIPVLYDISDDLSQFVSKRLGRKASALAFIGVLVFPVWASAETPVLTIDEAVAAALETSPRLQAQEASKKASSTRVDQASRRRLPKLDLQANYSRLSEVEPGQLTLPTAMPGQEAPSVQFGEAITDMFKVRLTLTQPIFTGFAASAGHSMAQVGTEVAQAQAELTEADIRLQVQEVYLSTLSAEALTGVANESVRVLEGNRERVALMHREGRASDLDLARIDSRLAEAKVQQSKAQGQVSLLRETLRVLTGIEGDHRLVNPEHGGGEPFEGAFESALKKRPELVLARYRAEISEHQIDIASAALYPQLAFVAGYTYANPHERYFPMRNEFNGSWDLTLALSWTIWDWGSSWSKREEAQFSREAAQFELSELERGTELLVRRLLLDYQNAGRDLLALQERQEVAKEGLRVAQTLYEAGRASLTDVLDAELEYTRASAEVAQNTFSQHLILARLARQTEAVAFRN; this comes from the coding sequence ATGAGTGGTTCATCGATGACCGAAATCTTGGTAGCCAACAAATACCTTGTTTGGACACTCGCACTTGCTGCGGCAATCTTTGGAACTCTGGCGTACCAAACGCTGCCGATGCAGCTTTTTCCGGACACTGCACCGCCGCTCGTCAACGTGATTACCACCTATCCAGGTGCCTCGGCTGAGGACGTGGCTGAACGCGTAAGTCGGCCGATGGAGGAGGAGTTCGCTTCTTTGGAAGGCGTGGTCAATGTGAAGTCTTCTTCGCAGGACAACCTCTCCATCGTTTCCGTGGAGTTCCATTACAATCGTGAAGTTGACCTTGCCGCAGTCGATGCCCAAAACGCAATATCGCGGATTCGAAGCGACCTCCCGTCCGAGATTCGGGAGCCACAGGTCCTCAAGTTCTCAACGGCTGACCGCCCCATCATCACAGTGGGGGTTGTCGCGGAGCCGATGACCCGCGCACGAACCATGGCTGAGGATACCTTCGCCCCCCATTTTCAGCGTGTTCCAGGTGTTGCTGCCGTGGATGTCTTTGGAGGTGCAAAAGAGAGTGTTTTGGTGGAGGTAGATCGCGAGAAATCTCGAGCATATAACGTGCCGATAGGGCGCATTATCGAGGTCCTAAAGACACACAACGTAAACGTGCCGGCAGGCGCGATACGCAGTGATGCCTCGCGAACTGGTTTTCGGATCGAGGGCGAGGCAAGAGATCTGGAACGTCTAAGAAGCCTTCCGCTCGCGCAGATGGACGCGAGCATCCTGAGGCTCGGAGATATTGCCAACGTTAGTTATGGCGCGCTCGATGACGACGCAACATTTGGCATTGATGGGGAACGGGCGATCGCGCTTCAGGTCTACAGAACGGACGAAGCCAATACGGTGGAGGTGGTGCACGAGATTATTGCCACGACAGAAGTTCTGAAGGGTGAATATCCCGACGTGCAGTTCCTGATCGGCGAGGAAAGCGCAAGCTTTACGGAATTGTCGATCAACAACCTGCTCTCGAATGTGTGGCAGGCGCTGCTCTTGGCTTCGATCATCATCTTTCTCTTCATCGGTCGATTCAAAGCTTCCATGGTGGCCGTGGTTTCAATGCCGCTCTCATACGGTTTGACATTCGCCTTAATGAAGCTCAGTGGCACGGAATTCAACATGGTTACCCTCACGGCTGTGATCCTCGCGGTTGGTATGGTGGTGGATGCTGCCGTTGTGGTCTTAGAGAATATCAGTCGTAAGATGGACGAGGGCATGCCTGCTGCTCAAGCGGCTATCGAGGGTGTTGACGAGGTCCGCCTCGCGGTACTCGCTGGGGCGGCCACGACCATCGCAGTACTACTTCCGCTTCTCTTTGTGCCGGGTTTTGTGGGCAAGACGTTTGGGCCACTCGCGTCAATCTTGCTCTTTGCGTTCACGAGCTCCATTGCAGTGGCTCTCACGTTAGTTCCCGTGATGAGTATGTACACAGGCGGTGCCGGGAAGTTGGATGCATTTGCAGGCCGAATCACAAGACCATTTGCGTGGCTTATGGAGAAGGTGCAGCTTGTCTACGGCTGGCTCCTCAAAGGTGCGCTCGCGCATCGATGGCTCGCCGTGGTGGCGGGTTTCTTGATGCTCGTCGCTGGCGCCGGTTTGATGGCGACCCGAGGCATGGATGTGCTTCCAAAGATGGACGGAGGGAGTTTCTTTGTGTCGCTACAAACTTCGCCCGGCTCTTCGGTGGAGGAAACGACGCGTGTAGTGGCCGAGATTGAGAAGATTTTGAAGGAAGAGGAAGAGATCGTGAAAATCCAGTCTCAGGCTGGATTTGAACCGGGCATGAAGACGAGTTCTACCTCCGGAGCACAGGGTGCAACGCAAGGTTTCATCACTGTGACACTCACCCCAAGAACTGAGCGCGACGAGACAATTTGGGACATTCAGGAGCGTGTGCGAGGACGAGTGTCTCAGATTCCGAACATCAGCACCTTCGCTGTTCGTGAGTTGGGAAATACGTCCAAGGCCACCACGGCAGCACCTGTTGTGGTTCGCCTGAGCGGCGAGGATCCCTTGGTCTTAGACCAACTCGCCGATGACGTCGTGAGGCGTCTTGGTCAGGTTCCGAATGTGGTCGAGCCCGTTCGAACGTGGTCTATCGACCAAGAGCGTGAGTCGGTCCGTGTGGACGAACGCCGTGCCGCGCTTCTGGGGCTAAACCCACTGGGAATCGGTCAGCAGATGATGATGGGCACGGATGGAATTGAGGTAGGACAAGTGCGCGGTGGTCTAGGAGAGACGACGCCGGTACGCGTGCGTTATGCCCGTGATGGGCAGACAAAGGTCGAAGATTTGTTCGATTTCCCGCTCGTCGTGGCAAACGATCCCGGGCAAGTGGTGCCTGTGCGAAGTGTGGTGAAAAGTGTGCCGGTGGTCGGGCAGAGTCTGGTCACGAGGGAGCAATTCGTTCCCACACTTGATGTCACGGCGTTTGTGGAAGGTCGTCCGTTGAGTTTTGTGACCGCAGATGTCACCGAAGCCATCTCAAAGATGTCAATGCCTCTGGGCTACCAGGCGACGATCGAGGGCGAGAATAATGACCTTGGGGAAGCTAAAGGGGGGCTCTTGGGGGCGCTTGGTATCTCAGTGCTTGCGGTCTATCTGCTGCTCGTGGCGCAGCTTAGGTCTTGGATGCATCCTCTGACGATCATGGCGTCAGTGCCTCTGAGCATCATCGGTGTAGGACTCGCCCTCAAATTGGCTGATAAGTCGATATCAATGCCGGTCATGGTGGGCCTCATTCTCTTGGTTGGAATTGTGGTCAACAACGCCATTATCTTGATCGACTTCATTCGACAGGCCCGCGAACAAGGGATGGCGAGGCAAGAGGCCGTGCTTCAGTCCGTGCAGACCAGATTCCGGCCTATCATGATGACATCTCTCTCGACCATTGTGGGTATGATCCCCTTGGCTGCAGAATGGGCCCTTGGGGCTGAGCGCTTCTCCCCGCTCGCGGTGGCCGTGATCGGAGGCATGACGACCGCTACTTTCCTGACTCTCGTGTTGATTCCGGTGCTCTACGATATATCGGATGATCTCAGCCAGTTTGTGAGCAAGAGGTTGGGGCGCAAGGCCTCCGCATTGGCGTTTATTGGCGTGCTCGTGTTTCCTGTGTGGGCGAGCGCCGAAACTCCAGTCCTAACCATTGACGAGGCTGTGGCAGCGGCTCTTGAGACGAGTCCGCGTCTCCAAGCCCAGGAGGCTTCTAAGAAGGCTTCGAGCACCAGGGTTGACCAAGCTAGCCGGCGAAGGCTCCCAAAATTGGACCTGCAGGCCAACTACTCAAGACTCAGTGAGGTAGAACCCGGGCAGCTCACGCTTCCTACCGCGATGCCAGGTCAGGAGGCGCCGAGTGTGCAATTTGGAGAGGCGATTACCGATATGTTTAAGGTGCGTCTGACGCTTACGCAGCCGATCTTTACAGGGTTTGCGGCCAGCGCGGGTCATTCCATGGCTCAGGTTGGTACCGAGGTGGCTCAGGCCCAGGCTGAGCTGACAGAGGCTGATATCCGACTTCAGGTGCAGGAAGTCTATCTTTCCACCTTGAGCGCAGAGGCTCTGACGGGTGTGGCAAACGAATCGGTGAGAGTCTTGGAAGGAAACCGGGAGCGTGTGGCCTTGATGCATAGAGAGGGGCGTGCGAGCGATCTCGACCTCGCCCGTATTGATTCGAGGCTTGCTGAGGCCAAGGTCCAGCAGAGCAAGGCCCAGGGGCAGGTGTCCCTCCTGAGGGAGACTCTGAGGGTGCTCACTGGCATCGAGGGCGACCACAGACTTGTCAATCCAGAACACGGTGGCGGCGAACCCTTTGAAGGGGCGTTTGAGAGTGCCTTGAAAAAGCGGCCTGAATTGGTTCTGGCTAGATATCGTGCCGAAATCTCCGAACACCAGATCGATATTGCGAGCGCCGCACTCTATCCACAGCTCGCTTTTGTGGCCGGATACACCTACGCAAATCCACATGAACGCTATTTTCCTATGCGAAACGAGTTTAACGGCTCGTGGGATCTCACTCTCGCGCTGTCGTGGACAATTTGGGATTGGGGCAGCTCTTGGAGTAAGCGTGAGGAGGCTCAGTTTAGTAGGGAGGCCGCTCAATTCGAATTGAGCGAGCTTGAGCGCGGGACCGAACTCCTAGTCCGGCGACTCTTATTGGACTACCAAAATGCCGGTCGCGATCTCTTAGCCTTGCAGGAGCGGCAAGAAGTGGCCAAAGAAGGCCTCAGGGTGGCACAAACACTCTATGAGGCGGGCCGAGCATCGCTGACCGACGTGCTAGACGCCGAGCTCGAATACACGCGGGCCAGCGCTGAGGTTGCCCAAAACACGTTTAGCCAGCATCTGATTCTGGCCAGACTCGCGCGCCAAACGGAGGCTGTGGCGTTCCGCAATTAA
- a CDS encoding FAD-dependent oxidoreductase, protein MDVRKIVIIGGVAGGASAATRARRMDENAQIIMLEQDEHVSFANCGLPYHIGGEIPDRDSLLIASPETFKERFKIDVRTFSRAIAIDRVGRKVHVKSLKTGEEYALSYDKLIIATGASPVLPSMEGVHAPNVFTLRNMEDMDQICSVKTVQRARRALVVGAGYVGLEMVEQLQDCGMEVSLVELKDQVLPLLDREIALPIAHELERRGVQVFTGRSVVELVREEDTRVGAAILSDGTRIATDIVIFGIGVRPNSGLAREAGLTLHTNGAVDVDAYMRTSDPDIYAVGDVAVYPCALTESKTWVPLAGPANRAGRLAGEHAATGRSLKMPAVAGTSIVRVFGRNAGITGLSEKRARGLGISADTVTIVAANHASYFPGSELITLKLVYDRETGRVLGLQGVGGEGVDKRLDVAATAIAAGMTVDQLAGVDLAYAPPFGSAKDPIHMAAFAASNQMAGLVRFAPYDASLEGLQVIDVRSQSEREDDPLLCQHIGIPVCEIRARMHELDPLVETVVVCAVGKRSYVAARILNGMGMQNVSTLSGGQTLRRLAS, encoded by the coding sequence ATGGATGTAAGAAAGATTGTGATTATCGGTGGGGTCGCTGGGGGTGCTTCTGCTGCAACCCGCGCCCGAAGAATGGACGAGAATGCACAGATCATCATGCTGGAGCAGGATGAGCATGTCTCGTTCGCGAACTGTGGGTTGCCCTATCATATTGGCGGCGAGATCCCAGATCGAGATTCACTCTTGATCGCTTCGCCTGAGACCTTCAAAGAGCGCTTCAAGATCGACGTCCGGACCTTCAGCCGCGCCATCGCCATCGATCGAGTGGGTCGGAAGGTACACGTCAAATCCCTGAAAACGGGTGAGGAATACGCGCTCTCTTACGACAAGTTGATCATCGCCACAGGGGCTTCTCCCGTGCTTCCGAGTATGGAAGGAGTGCACGCGCCGAACGTCTTTACGTTGCGCAACATGGAGGACATGGACCAGATCTGCTCGGTAAAGACCGTCCAGAGGGCGCGACGCGCGTTGGTGGTGGGTGCGGGTTATGTCGGGCTCGAGATGGTCGAACAACTGCAAGATTGCGGCATGGAGGTCTCCCTGGTGGAACTTAAGGACCAGGTGCTTCCGCTGCTTGATCGTGAGATCGCTTTGCCCATTGCTCATGAGCTTGAGCGCCGAGGCGTCCAGGTTTTCACTGGCCGGTCGGTTGTGGAGTTGGTTCGTGAGGAAGATACGCGTGTCGGTGCAGCGATCCTGAGCGACGGCACGCGCATCGCTACCGATATCGTCATCTTTGGTATCGGCGTGCGTCCAAACTCTGGGCTCGCGCGCGAGGCCGGCCTCACGTTGCACACGAATGGAGCCGTTGATGTGGACGCGTATATGCGCACATCAGACCCCGATATTTACGCGGTAGGCGACGTCGCCGTGTATCCGTGTGCTCTCACCGAGAGCAAGACTTGGGTGCCGCTCGCTGGCCCCGCGAACCGAGCCGGTCGACTCGCCGGTGAACACGCCGCGACAGGGCGCTCACTGAAGATGCCCGCGGTGGCAGGCACCTCGATCGTGCGGGTCTTTGGCCGAAACGCCGGCATCACTGGCTTGAGCGAGAAGAGAGCCAGGGGACTGGGCATTTCGGCAGACACTGTGACGATCGTCGCCGCGAATCACGCGAGCTATTTTCCGGGATCTGAGCTGATTACCTTGAAGCTTGTATATGACCGAGAGACGGGTCGAGTACTTGGTTTGCAGGGAGTTGGTGGGGAGGGTGTCGACAAGCGACTCGATGTTGCCGCAACAGCAATTGCTGCCGGGATGACCGTCGACCAACTCGCCGGGGTGGACCTCGCCTATGCTCCACCGTTTGGTTCCGCCAAAGACCCGATACACATGGCAGCGTTTGCCGCATCCAATCAGATGGCCGGCCTGGTGCGTTTTGCGCCTTATGACGCGTCCCTCGAAGGCCTACAGGTCATCGACGTGAGGTCTCAATCAGAGCGAGAAGACGATCCATTGCTTTGCCAGCATATCGGCATCCCGGTCTGTGAGATCCGTGCCCGCATGCATGAGTTGGACCCACTCGTTGAGACGGTGGTGGTGTGTGCCGTAGGCAAGCGAAGCTACGTGGCCGCGCGAATTCTCAATGGTATGGGGATGCAGAATGTCTCGACCCTTAGCGGTGGCCAAACGCTGCGGCGCCTCGCCTCTTAA
- a CDS encoding ArsR/SmtB family transcription factor, translating into MDLLQQDTLTKELAKIGKALSNPLRWTILSLIAQCEKPVQRIAEQAGHPVANISIQLRILLEAGLVVSRKEGRQVLYFLASDQVRAMLLSVQETASRVHPGARMVVQEKFVDENDILDEEYEDLVEQINSGRVLLVDLRPADDYEFEHITGAENIGLHEIESKAAEIKARNVPVVVYCRGPFCITSINGIKLLREHGIRTRRLPISVYEWRQRGFSVTRAARV; encoded by the coding sequence ATGGACCTTTTGCAACAAGACACACTGACCAAAGAGCTGGCCAAGATCGGAAAGGCCCTCTCTAATCCCCTTCGCTGGACGATTCTGAGCTTGATAGCTCAGTGCGAGAAACCCGTACAACGCATCGCGGAACAGGCGGGCCATCCGGTGGCAAACATCAGCATACAGCTTCGTATTCTGCTCGAAGCTGGCCTCGTCGTTAGCCGTAAGGAAGGCAGACAAGTGCTCTACTTCCTAGCTTCGGACCAGGTCCGTGCCATGTTGTTGAGCGTGCAGGAGACCGCGTCTCGAGTACACCCAGGGGCCAGGATGGTGGTTCAAGAGAAGTTCGTGGACGAGAACGATATCCTCGACGAGGAGTATGAAGATCTCGTGGAGCAGATCAATTCCGGGCGCGTCTTGCTGGTCGATCTGCGCCCGGCCGATGACTACGAATTTGAGCATATTACCGGGGCTGAGAACATCGGGTTGCACGAAATCGAGTCAAAAGCTGCTGAGATAAAGGCACGCAACGTGCCGGTCGTTGTATACTGCCGGGGCCCTTTCTGTATTACCTCGATCAACGGCATCAAGCTCCTTAGGGAGCACGGTATCCGGACGAGGCGATTGCCTATCAGCGTCTATGAATGGCGCCAACGAGGCTTCTCGGTCACAAGAGCAGCCCGAGTCTAA